The proteins below are encoded in one region of Stenotrophomonas bentonitica:
- the cysK gene encoding cysteine synthase A — translation MALYNSILDTIGNTPVVRLNRIAPDHVTLYAKVESFNPGGSVKDRLALAIILDAEARGVLKPGDTIIEATSGNTGVALAMVAAARGYKFVATMVETFSIERRKLMRAYGAKVILTPAAERGSGMVRRAAELAQEHGWFLASQFTNPANPAYHRNTTAAEILRDFAGKQLDYFVTGWGTGGTLTGVGEVLKVARPETRIIATEPEGAALLGGAEWKPHKIQGWTPDFVPDVLNRGVFDELLSIDDARAIETSRRLAAEEGIFVGISAGATVASALDVAAKAAPGSVLLAMLPDTGERYFSTPLFADINEGSDDEWLAGLP, via the coding sequence ATGGCCCTGTACAACTCGATCCTGGACACCATCGGCAACACCCCGGTTGTCCGCCTCAACCGCATTGCCCCCGACCACGTGACCCTGTACGCCAAGGTCGAATCGTTCAATCCCGGCGGTTCGGTGAAGGACCGCCTGGCGCTGGCGATCATCCTGGACGCCGAAGCGCGCGGGGTGCTCAAGCCCGGCGACACCATCATTGAGGCGACCTCCGGCAACACCGGCGTCGCTCTGGCCATGGTTGCGGCCGCACGCGGCTACAAGTTCGTGGCGACCATGGTGGAGACCTTCTCCATCGAGCGCCGCAAGCTGATGCGCGCCTACGGCGCCAAGGTGATCCTGACTCCCGCCGCCGAGCGCGGCTCGGGCATGGTGCGGCGCGCGGCCGAGCTGGCCCAGGAGCATGGCTGGTTCCTGGCCAGCCAGTTCACCAATCCCGCCAACCCGGCCTACCACCGCAACACCACCGCCGCCGAGATCCTGCGCGATTTCGCCGGCAAGCAGCTGGATTACTTCGTGACCGGCTGGGGCACCGGCGGCACCCTCACCGGCGTCGGTGAGGTCCTCAAAGTGGCCCGTCCCGAGACCCGCATCATCGCCACGGAGCCGGAAGGCGCGGCGCTGCTTGGCGGTGCCGAATGGAAGCCGCACAAGATCCAGGGCTGGACCCCGGACTTCGTGCCGGACGTGCTCAACCGCGGGGTGTTCGACGAGCTGCTGAGCATCGACGACGCGCGCGCAATCGAGACCTCACGCCGGCTGGCGGCCGAAGAAGGGATCTTCGTGGGCATCTCGGCCGGCGCCACCGTGGCCAGCGCGCTGGACGTGGCGGCCAAGGCCGCGCCGGGCAGCGTGCTGCTGGCGATGCTGCCCGACACCGGCGAGCGTTACTTCTCCACGCCGCTGTTCGCCGACATCAACGAGGGCTCGGACGACGAGTGGCTGGCCGGCCTGCCCTGA
- a CDS encoding O-acetyl-ADP-ribose deacetylase has translation MKIEVWQGDITTLAVDAIVNAANESLLGGGGVDGAIHRAAGPQLLAECAALPEIRPGMRCPTGEVRATAGYNLPAKHVLHTVGPVWQDGQRDEPALLANCYWKSLQLAEQMGLRSIAFPAISCGVFGYPLHQAARIAATETLAWQRSHREPQRIILVAYNAATFKAYHQALVESGQPLDLPATA, from the coding sequence ATGAAGATCGAAGTGTGGCAGGGCGACATCACGACCCTGGCGGTGGATGCGATCGTCAATGCGGCCAACGAATCCCTGCTCGGGGGTGGCGGCGTGGATGGCGCGATCCATCGCGCCGCCGGGCCGCAGCTGCTGGCCGAATGCGCGGCGCTGCCGGAGATCCGGCCGGGCATGCGCTGCCCTACCGGCGAGGTGCGGGCAACCGCCGGTTACAACCTGCCGGCGAAACACGTGCTGCACACGGTGGGCCCGGTTTGGCAGGACGGCCAGCGCGACGAGCCTGCATTGCTGGCCAACTGCTACTGGAAATCGCTGCAGCTGGCTGAGCAGATGGGCCTGCGTTCCATCGCGTTTCCCGCCATCAGCTGCGGGGTGTTCGGTTATCCACTGCACCAGGCCGCGCGCATTGCAGCGACCGAAACGCTGGCCTGGCAACGTTCGCACCGCGAACCGCAGCGGATCATCCTGGTGGCCTACAACGCGGCGACCTTCAAGGCGTACCACCAGGCGCTGGTGGAGTCGGGACAACCGCTGGATTTACCGGCAACCGCATGA
- a CDS encoding class I fructose-bisphosphate aldolase, with protein sequence MSIEQLAETAQAMVAPGKGIIAIDESTGTIAKRFASVGIENTEENRRAYRELLLTTPKLNEHISGAILYDETIRQSTKDGVPFAKYMADHGMIPGIKVDKGAHPLAGCPGEMVTEGLDGLRERLQEYYKLGARFAKWRAVINIGESIPSGTCIESNAHALARYAALCQECGLVPMVEPEVIMDGDHDIETCYEVTEATLRSLFDALYQQNVLLEGTILKASMVISGKGCDEQADVEEVAESTVMCLKSTVPAILPGVVFLSGGQSDEQSTAHLNAMNQMGNLPWPLSFSYGRAMQQAALKLWAKDTKANVAKAQQTVYDRAKENGQAALGKWNG encoded by the coding sequence ATGAGCATCGAACAGCTGGCCGAAACCGCCCAGGCCATGGTCGCCCCGGGCAAGGGCATCATCGCCATCGACGAATCCACCGGTACCATCGCCAAGCGCTTCGCCAGCGTGGGCATCGAGAACACCGAAGAGAACCGTCGTGCCTACCGCGAGCTGCTGCTGACCACGCCGAAGCTCAACGAGCACATCTCCGGCGCAATCCTGTACGACGAAACCATCCGCCAGTCGACCAAGGACGGCGTGCCGTTCGCCAAGTACATGGCCGACCACGGCATGATCCCGGGCATCAAGGTCGACAAGGGTGCACACCCCCTGGCCGGCTGCCCGGGCGAGATGGTCACCGAAGGCCTCGACGGCCTGCGTGAGCGCCTGCAGGAGTACTACAAGCTGGGTGCGCGCTTCGCCAAGTGGCGTGCGGTGATCAACATCGGCGAAAGCATTCCGTCCGGCACCTGCATCGAGTCCAACGCGCACGCGCTGGCCCGTTATGCCGCGCTGTGCCAGGAATGCGGCCTGGTGCCGATGGTCGAGCCGGAAGTCATCATGGACGGCGACCACGACATCGAAACCTGCTACGAAGTCACCGAAGCCACCCTGCGCTCGCTGTTCGACGCGCTGTACCAGCAGAACGTGCTGCTGGAAGGCACCATCCTGAAGGCCTCGATGGTCATCTCCGGCAAGGGCTGCGACGAGCAGGCCGACGTCGAGGAAGTCGCCGAGTCCACCGTGATGTGCCTCAAGAGCACCGTGCCGGCGATCCTGCCGGGCGTGGTGTTCCTGTCCGGCGGCCAGAGCGACGAGCAGTCCACCGCCCACCTCAATGCCATGAACCAGATGGGCAACCTGCCGTGGCCGCTGAGCTTCTCCTACGGCCGCGCCATGCAGCAGGCCGCGCTGAAGCTGTGGGCCAAGGACACCAAGGCCAACGTCGCCAAGGCACAGCAGACCGTGTACGACCGCGCCAAGGAAAACGGCCAGGCCGCACTGGGCAAGTGGAACGGCTGA
- the pyk gene encoding pyruvate kinase, translated as MIERQRRTKILATLGPATDPPGVLEDLFRAGVNVVRLNFSHGDPSGQAKRAADVRAAAARVGVEVGILADLPGPKIRIERFAEGKIQLKAGDRFDLVASPTAPAGDTTQVGVSYLGLPQDVAPGDVLLLDDGLMQLQVVEVQGERIVNTVLNDGVLSDRKGLNKQGGGLSLGALTERDKELIGIVAKIGVDFIAVSFCRNAQDMNDAREIAEKHGCYAALVSKIERTEAIENLEEIVDASDVVMVARGDLGVEIGDAELPGLQKKIIKASLAQNKVVITATQMLQSMVESPIPTRAEVLDVANSVIDGTDAVMLSAETAAGAYPIKAVEAMARICLGAERQFQTETDFGASPRNLERADQAIAMATMFLSQHVGVRAIVAMTESGGTARYLSRFRASAPVYAVTRHDGARRQMALMRDVFPINFDSRGLTPREAARGSIRLLVEANQLQAGDRVVFTSGEHMETHGATNTLRLLEVGEDGRASGLGDL; from the coding sequence ATGATTGAGCGTCAGCGCCGTACGAAGATCCTTGCCACCCTCGGTCCGGCTACCGACCCGCCGGGCGTGCTGGAGGATCTGTTCCGCGCCGGCGTGAACGTGGTTCGCCTCAACTTCAGCCACGGCGACCCGTCCGGCCAGGCCAAGCGTGCCGCCGACGTGCGTGCCGCCGCCGCCCGCGTGGGCGTGGAAGTGGGCATCCTGGCCGACCTGCCGGGCCCGAAGATCCGCATCGAGCGCTTCGCCGAAGGCAAGATTCAGCTCAAGGCGGGCGACCGTTTCGACCTGGTCGCGTCGCCGACCGCGCCGGCCGGCGACACCACCCAGGTGGGCGTGAGCTACCTCGGCCTGCCGCAGGACGTGGCCCCGGGCGACGTGCTGCTGCTCGACGACGGCCTGATGCAGCTGCAGGTGGTGGAAGTGCAGGGCGAGCGCATCGTCAACACCGTGCTCAACGACGGCGTGCTGTCCGACCGCAAGGGGCTCAACAAGCAGGGCGGCGGCCTTTCGCTGGGCGCGCTGACCGAGCGCGACAAGGAACTGATCGGCATCGTCGCCAAGATCGGCGTGGACTTCATCGCCGTCTCGTTCTGCCGCAACGCGCAGGACATGAACGACGCCCGTGAGATCGCCGAAAAGCACGGCTGCTACGCCGCGCTGGTGTCCAAGATCGAGCGTACCGAAGCGATCGAGAATCTCGAGGAAATCGTCGACGCCAGCGACGTGGTGATGGTGGCGCGTGGCGACCTCGGCGTGGAAATCGGCGACGCCGAACTGCCGGGCCTGCAGAAGAAGATCATCAAGGCCTCGCTGGCCCAGAACAAGGTGGTGATCACCGCCACCCAGATGCTGCAGTCGATGGTCGAAAGCCCGATCCCGACCCGTGCCGAAGTGCTGGACGTGGCCAACTCGGTCATCGACGGTACCGATGCGGTGATGCTCTCGGCCGAAACCGCCGCCGGTGCCTATCCGATCAAGGCCGTGGAGGCGATGGCCCGCATCTGCCTGGGTGCAGAGCGCCAGTTCCAGACCGAAACCGACTTCGGCGCCTCGCCGCGCAACCTGGAACGTGCCGACCAGGCCATCGCCATGGCCACCATGTTCCTGTCCCAGCACGTGGGCGTGCGCGCGATCGTGGCGATGACCGAATCCGGTGGCACCGCGCGTTACCTGTCGCGTTTCCGTGCCTCGGCACCGGTGTACGCAGTGACCCGCCACGACGGCGCCCGCCGCCAGATGGCGCTGATGCGCGACGTGTTCCCGATCAACTTCGACAGCCGCGGCCTGACCCCGCGCGAAGCCGCGCGCGGCAGCATCCGCCTGCTGGTCGAAGCCAACCAGCTGCAGGCTGGCGACCGCGTGGTGTTCACCAGCGGCGAGCACATGGAAACCCACGGCGCCACCAACACCCTGCGTTTGTTGGAAGTAGGTGAAGACGGCCGCGCCAGCGGGCTGGGCGATCTGTGA
- a CDS encoding phosphoglycerate kinase, with product MSIVRMTDLDLSGKRVLIRQDLNVPIENGRITSEQRITASLPTLKLALEKGAAVMVTSHLGRPQEGVWSEADSLAPVAVRLSTLLGVDVPLVRDWVDGVDVAPGSIVLLENCRMNVGEGKDDEALSRKYAALCDVFVMDAFGTAHRAQASTHGVIRFAPVAAGGPLLMAELDALAKALHAPAQPLLAIVAGSKVSTKLELLANLVGKVDQLIVGGGIANTFIAAAGHAVGKSLYEPDLLDTAKKIVADAKARGADIPLPTDVVVAKQFLPDAEATVKAVNDVAEDDLILDIGPQTAAHYATLIAKAGTVVWNGPVGVFEFEAFGHGTEALARAIASSPAFSIAGGGDTLAAVDKYDIADQVSYISTGGGAFLEFLEGKTLPAVAALEARGA from the coding sequence ATGTCCATCGTTCGCATGACCGACCTCGACCTTTCCGGCAAGCGCGTGCTGATCCGCCAGGACCTGAACGTGCCGATCGAGAACGGCCGCATCACCTCCGAACAGCGCATCACCGCCTCGCTGCCGACGTTGAAGCTGGCGCTGGAAAAGGGCGCCGCGGTGATGGTCACCTCGCACCTGGGCCGCCCGCAGGAAGGCGTGTGGAGCGAAGCCGATTCGCTGGCGCCGGTCGCCGTGCGCCTGTCCACCCTGCTTGGCGTGGACGTGCCGCTGGTGCGTGACTGGGTCGACGGCGTCGACGTGGCCCCGGGTTCGATCGTGCTGCTGGAAAACTGCCGCATGAACGTGGGCGAGGGCAAGGACGACGAAGCGCTGTCGCGCAAGTACGCCGCCCTGTGCGACGTGTTCGTGATGGACGCCTTCGGCACCGCGCACCGCGCCCAGGCCTCCACCCACGGCGTGATCCGCTTCGCTCCGGTTGCCGCCGGTGGCCCGCTGCTGATGGCCGAACTGGACGCGCTGGCCAAGGCCCTGCACGCACCGGCGCAGCCGCTGCTGGCGATCGTGGCCGGCAGCAAGGTCAGCACCAAGCTGGAACTGCTGGCCAACCTGGTTGGTAAGGTCGACCAGCTGATCGTCGGCGGTGGCATCGCCAACACCTTCATCGCCGCAGCCGGGCATGCCGTGGGCAAGTCGCTGTACGAGCCGGACCTGCTGGACACCGCGAAGAAGATCGTGGCCGACGCCAAGGCGCGCGGCGCCGACATTCCGCTGCCCACCGACGTGGTGGTGGCCAAGCAGTTCCTCCCGGACGCCGAAGCGACGGTCAAGGCGGTCAATGACGTGGCCGAAGACGACCTGATCCTCGACATCGGCCCGCAGACCGCTGCGCACTACGCCACGCTGATCGCCAAGGCCGGTACCGTGGTCTGGAACGGCCCGGTCGGCGTGTTCGAGTTCGAAGCCTTCGGCCACGGTACCGAAGCGCTGGCCCGCGCCATCGCCAGCTCGCCGGCGTTCTCCATCGCCGGCGGTGGTGACACCCTGGCCGCCGTTGACAAGTACGACATCGCCGACCAGGTCAGCTACATCTCCACCGGTGGCGGCGCGTTCCTCGAGTTCCTGGAAGGCAAGACCCTGCCGGCCGTGGCCGCACTGGAAGCACGCGGCGCCTGA
- a CDS encoding DUF3999 domain-containing protein, producing the protein MNLFCRLIAAASLTLAAPALWAADARQDYREQWPLQLSAPQAGAYRLILSEAQYRSAVSPQLADVQVFNAQGQALPAALFSADQPLARPAQWQPLPWFALPAQGGGAGEDLQLLTERNTDGSVRRVEARLGRSGASAEPGGWLVDASALRTGVQALQLDWQSTEPLQLRVAVDASDDLRDWQRVADAVPLVDLEQGGNRLQQRRIEIGHQAKYFRIVPLAGARLPVLTAVQVERVAAAQAIEWQWRTLAGTAGTPGEFEYTLDGRFPVAQVDIATADNSVVQWTLLSRDDPSRPWQVRAGPWVAYQLQDSAARRQSQAQSLAVPSRDRYWKLMAGQAQPSQAPTLKLGYQPEALVFLSQGEAPFTVAAGSVRAQRTDAPVGTVIAQLRQQQGAQWQPAAATVQGPAQVLAGDAAVQAQRDWKRWLLWGLLLLGVLVVGGFAVSLLRPSGRAPLQ; encoded by the coding sequence GTGAACCTTTTCTGCCGCCTGATCGCCGCCGCTTCACTGACCCTGGCCGCGCCCGCGTTGTGGGCCGCCGACGCGCGCCAGGACTACCGCGAACAGTGGCCGCTGCAGCTGTCCGCGCCGCAGGCCGGCGCCTACCGGCTGATCCTGAGCGAGGCGCAGTACCGCAGCGCGGTGTCGCCGCAGCTGGCCGACGTGCAGGTCTTCAACGCGCAGGGCCAGGCGCTGCCGGCGGCGTTGTTCTCGGCCGACCAGCCGCTGGCGCGTCCGGCGCAGTGGCAGCCGCTGCCGTGGTTCGCGCTGCCGGCGCAGGGCGGCGGTGCAGGCGAAGACCTGCAGCTGCTGACCGAACGCAACACCGACGGCAGCGTGCGCCGGGTGGAAGCGCGGCTGGGCCGCAGCGGCGCCAGCGCCGAGCCGGGCGGCTGGCTGGTCGACGCCAGCGCGCTGCGCACCGGCGTGCAGGCGTTGCAGCTGGACTGGCAGTCCACCGAACCGCTGCAACTGCGCGTGGCGGTGGACGCCAGCGACGACCTGCGCGACTGGCAGCGCGTGGCCGACGCAGTGCCGCTGGTCGACCTGGAGCAGGGCGGCAACCGCCTGCAGCAGCGACGCATCGAGATCGGCCACCAAGCGAAGTACTTCCGCATCGTGCCGCTGGCGGGCGCGCGCCTGCCGGTGCTGACCGCCGTGCAGGTCGAACGCGTGGCGGCCGCGCAGGCGATCGAATGGCAGTGGCGCACGCTGGCCGGTACTGCCGGCACGCCCGGCGAATTCGAATACACGCTGGACGGCCGCTTCCCGGTGGCCCAGGTCGACATCGCCACCGCCGACAACAGCGTGGTGCAGTGGACCCTGCTCAGCCGGGACGACCCCAGCCGGCCGTGGCAGGTGCGGGCCGGCCCGTGGGTGGCCTACCAGCTGCAGGACAGCGCCGCGCGGCGCCAGTCGCAGGCGCAGTCGCTGGCCGTGCCCAGCCGCGACCGCTACTGGAAGCTGATGGCCGGCCAGGCCCAGCCCAGCCAGGCGCCGACCCTCAAGCTGGGTTACCAGCCCGAAGCGCTGGTGTTCCTCAGCCAAGGCGAAGCGCCGTTCACGGTCGCGGCCGGCAGCGTGCGCGCGCAGCGTACCGACGCACCGGTGGGCACCGTGATCGCGCAGCTGCGCCAGCAGCAGGGCGCGCAGTGGCAGCCGGCCGCTGCGACCGTGCAGGGGCCGGCGCAGGTGCTGGCCGGCGACGCCGCCGTGCAGGCGCAACGCGACTGGAAGCGGTGGCTGCTGTGGGGCCTGCTGCTGCTCGGCGTGCTGGTGGTAGGTGGATTCGCAGTCAGCCTGCTGCGACCGTCTGGGCGCGCACCGCTACAATGA